In Salinigranum marinum, one DNA window encodes the following:
- a CDS encoding ORC1-type DNA replication protein, translating to MDEDDTHVAGDHTGERESDPVGSTADGDADAMASGDDLTTGVDHDPEPATDLDLDEVVLEDTGESTGLFDDLLSGEPIFENKEVLRPSYTPHELPHRTEQINQMATILVSALRGETPSNILIYGKTGTGKTASAKYVSQELESTSQKYDVPCEVEYINCEVTDTQYRVLAQLANKFIEKNEAVIDARLDRLRDVRTRVTDDPGALAGTEFDSVAALDDRIESLEADREEIETVPMTGWPTDRVYSTFFDAVDYHERVVVIMLDEIDKLVEKSGDDTLYNLSRMNSELTNSRISIMGISNDLKFTDFLDPRVKSSLGEEEIVFPPYDATQLRDILQHRADVAFKAGALTEDVIPLCAAFAAQEHGDARRALDLLRTAGELAERGQADTVEEQHVRQAQDKIELDRVVEVVRTLPTQSKIVLFATILLEKNGVRNINTGEVFNIYKHLCEEIDADILTQRRVTDLISELDMLGIANAVVVSKGRYGRTKEISISVPIDETEAVLLSDSRLSDIENAQPFVQARFDN from the coding sequence ATGGACGAGGACGATACACACGTGGCCGGCGACCACACTGGCGAACGCGAGAGCGACCCGGTCGGCTCGACGGCCGACGGCGATGCTGACGCGATGGCTTCGGGGGACGATCTCACGACGGGCGTCGACCACGACCCGGAACCGGCGACCGACCTCGACCTCGACGAGGTCGTCCTCGAGGACACGGGCGAGAGCACGGGGCTGTTCGACGACCTCCTCTCCGGCGAGCCGATATTCGAGAACAAGGAAGTCCTCCGACCGTCGTACACCCCGCACGAACTCCCGCACCGGACCGAACAGATCAATCAGATGGCGACCATCCTCGTCTCCGCCCTCCGCGGGGAGACCCCCTCGAACATCCTGATCTACGGGAAGACCGGGACCGGAAAGACGGCCAGCGCGAAGTACGTCTCACAGGAACTGGAGTCGACCTCACAGAAGTACGACGTTCCGTGTGAGGTGGAGTACATCAACTGCGAGGTGACCGACACCCAGTACCGCGTGCTGGCCCAGCTCGCCAACAAGTTCATCGAGAAGAACGAGGCCGTCATCGACGCGCGACTCGACCGACTCCGCGACGTCCGCACGCGCGTGACCGACGATCCGGGGGCGCTCGCCGGGACCGAGTTCGACTCCGTCGCGGCGCTGGACGACCGGATCGAGTCGCTCGAAGCCGACCGCGAGGAGATCGAGACCGTCCCGATGACGGGGTGGCCCACGGACCGGGTGTACTCGACGTTCTTCGACGCCGTCGACTACCACGAGCGGGTCGTGGTCATCATGCTCGACGAGATCGACAAACTCGTCGAGAAGAGCGGCGACGACACCCTCTACAACCTCTCGCGGATGAACTCCGAACTCACGAACTCGCGGATCTCCATCATGGGTATCTCGAACGACCTGAAGTTCACCGACTTCCTCGATCCCCGGGTAAAGTCCTCGCTGGGCGAGGAAGAGATCGTCTTCCCGCCGTACGACGCCACGCAGCTCCGCGACATCCTCCAGCACCGCGCGGACGTCGCGTTCAAAGCCGGCGCGCTGACCGAAGACGTCATTCCGCTCTGTGCGGCGTTCGCCGCCCAGGAACACGGCGACGCCCGCCGTGCGCTCGACCTGCTCCGGACCGCGGGCGAACTCGCCGAACGGGGGCAGGCTGACACGGTCGAAGAACAGCACGTCCGCCAGGCGCAGGACAAGATCGAACTCGACCGCGTCGTCGAGGTCGTTCGGACGCTCCCGACGCAGTCGAAGATCGTCCTCTTCGCGACGATCCTCCTCGAGAAGAACGGGGTCCGAAACATCAACACCGGCGAGGTGTTCAACATCTACAAGCACCTCTGCGAGGAGATCGACGCCGACATCCTGACCCAGCGACGGGTCACGGATCTGATCTCCGAACTCGACATGCTCGGCATCGCCAACGCCGTCGTCGTCTCCAAGGGGCGCTACGGCCGCACGAAGGAGATCTCGATCTCGGTCCCCATCGACGAGACCGAAGCGGTGTTGCTCTCGGACTCCCGGCTCAGCGACATCGAGAACGCACAGCCGTTCGTCCAGGCACGGTTCGACAACTGA
- a CDS encoding S26 family signal peptidase, whose protein sequence is MEASGANGSAAGDENDPSTATRESGGTGSQPPDPVPGRSDESFARRLWTAESGPLFFLREVATSAGAVLLVGLLLFGVSGVWPPMVAVESGSMEPHMHKGDLVFITEPGRYTPDVAYGSTGVVTAENGAEAGYRSFGGEGSVVVYDDPGQGGPPIIHRAQFYVESGENWYDRADPEYVSAESCRELLNCPAPHAGFITKGDANGRYDQASGIASPVRSSWITGIARLRIPYLGWVRLGLADVVQGRESTVLATSSRHAVGAGSNVTGTAGVVQAALAPADGANASAPVTADRPAASASPRVSGGTGLAPGEAVATG, encoded by the coding sequence ATGGAGGCGTCCGGGGCGAACGGTTCCGCCGCCGGCGACGAGAACGACCCCTCGACGGCGACACGGGAGAGCGGCGGTACCGGAAGCCAGCCGCCGGACCCGGTCCCCGGCCGGAGCGACGAGTCGTTCGCCCGTCGGCTGTGGACCGCCGAGAGCGGCCCGCTGTTCTTCCTGCGAGAGGTCGCGACCAGCGCCGGTGCGGTCCTCCTCGTGGGGCTGTTGTTGTTCGGCGTCAGCGGGGTCTGGCCGCCGATGGTTGCCGTCGAGTCCGGGAGCATGGAACCGCACATGCACAAGGGTGATCTCGTCTTCATCACCGAACCCGGGCGGTACACTCCGGACGTGGCGTACGGATCGACGGGCGTCGTCACCGCCGAGAACGGGGCCGAGGCCGGCTACCGGAGCTTCGGTGGCGAGGGCTCCGTCGTCGTCTACGACGACCCCGGACAGGGCGGCCCCCCGATCATCCATCGGGCACAGTTCTACGTCGAATCGGGGGAGAACTGGTACGACAGGGCCGATCCGGAGTACGTGTCGGCCGAGAGCTGTCGCGAGCTCCTCAACTGTCCCGCGCCGCACGCCGGTTTCATCACGAAGGGCGACGCGAATGGGCGGTACGATCAGGCGTCGGGGATCGCCAGCCCGGTCAGGTCGTCCTGGATCACGGGCATCGCGCGGCTCCGGATCCCCTACCTCGGCTGGGTCCGGCTCGGGCTCGCCGACGTCGTGCAGGGCCGCGAGTCGACCGTGCTCGCCACGTCCTCACGTCACGCCGTCGGAGCGGGGTCGAACGTGACCGGAACGGCAGGAGTGGTCCAGGCAGCTTTGGCACCGGCCGACGGCGCGAACGCGAGCGCACCCGTGACGGCGGATCGCCCAGCGGCGTCCGCCTCGCCGCGTGTTTCAGGTGGAACCGGGCTCGCGCCGGGTGAGGCCGTGGCGACGGGGTAG
- a CDS encoding DNA-directed DNA polymerase II small subunit, whose protein sequence is MPLETTTRIVRELARHGYNAEREAVTLIASADDPTRALSAAVELAPDGALRITTEHVRSALDADTQPVADPPGVDGGDGESGGSGGKSVATADPSVSGGTPHSPSGDSVGRVPVETKGSEGGRSADPSRRSITVEGDITGQSTGTGAYDDFVNVFRDRYERLSKQLRGRVNHRPASAIQDMPGRSDAEMIGLVNDVRSTASGHWLVELEDTTGVFPCLVMKDKEIAASVEELLLDECIAVSGTLSGDAGILFVDDLYFPDVPRTYRPSTADRHVQAALISDVHVGSQEFVADAWSAFADWLHTEEAAHVEYLLIAGDMVEGVGVYPNQDEELDVIDIYEQYETFAEYLKEVPGDMEIVMIPGNHDAVRLAEPQPGFDEELREIMSAHDARITGNPSTVTIEGVSVLMYHGVSLDEVIAELPEEKASYDDPHRAMYQLLKKRHVAPQFGGRNRLAPEEKDYLTIDSVPDIFHTGHVHKLGYGKYHNVLAVNSGCWQAQTAFQKSVNIDPDVGFAPIVDLDTLNLTLRKFT, encoded by the coding sequence GTGCCGCTGGAGACGACGACGCGCATCGTCCGGGAACTCGCCCGACACGGCTACAACGCCGAGCGGGAGGCGGTGACGCTCATCGCGAGCGCGGACGATCCCACTCGGGCCCTCTCGGCGGCGGTCGAGCTGGCACCCGACGGCGCGCTCCGGATCACGACCGAACACGTCCGGTCGGCGCTCGACGCCGACACCCAACCGGTCGCCGACCCGCCGGGCGTCGACGGCGGGGACGGCGAAAGCGGCGGAAGCGGGGGCAAAAGTGTCGCCACCGCAGACCCCTCCGTTTCGGGTGGAACTCCCCACTCACCTTCGGGTGATTCGGTGGGTCGTGTTCCAGTGGAAACGAAGGGGTCGGAAGGCGGCCGGAGCGCCGATCCGAGCCGCCGGTCGATCACCGTCGAGGGCGACATCACGGGGCAGTCGACCGGGACGGGGGCGTACGACGACTTCGTGAACGTCTTCCGCGACCGGTACGAGCGCCTCTCGAAACAGCTCCGCGGGCGGGTGAACCACCGCCCGGCGTCGGCCATCCAGGACATGCCAGGACGGAGCGACGCGGAGATGATCGGGCTGGTGAACGACGTGCGGTCGACCGCGTCGGGCCACTGGCTCGTCGAACTGGAGGACACGACCGGTGTTTTCCCCTGTCTCGTGATGAAAGACAAGGAGATCGCCGCGTCGGTCGAGGAACTCCTCTTGGATGAGTGCATCGCGGTGTCGGGGACGCTTTCGGGCGACGCCGGGATCCTGTTCGTCGACGACCTCTACTTCCCGGACGTCCCTCGCACCTACAGGCCGTCGACCGCCGACCGACACGTCCAGGCGGCGCTCATCTCCGACGTCCACGTCGGGAGCCAAGAGTTCGTCGCCGACGCGTGGTCGGCGTTCGCCGACTGGCTCCACACCGAGGAGGCCGCACACGTGGAGTACCTGCTGATCGCCGGCGACATGGTCGAGGGCGTCGGCGTCTACCCCAACCAGGACGAGGAACTGGACGTCATCGACATCTACGAGCAGTACGAGACGTTCGCGGAGTACCTGAAGGAGGTGCCGGGCGACATGGAGATCGTGATGATCCCGGGCAACCACGACGCCGTTCGGCTGGCGGAGCCACAGCCGGGCTTCGACGAGGAACTCCGCGAGATCATGTCGGCGCACGACGCCCGCATCACGGGGAACCCCTCCACCGTGACGATCGAGGGCGTCTCGGTGTTGATGTACCACGGCGTCTCGCTCGACGAGGTCATCGCCGAACTCCCCGAGGAGAAGGCGAGCTACGACGACCCCCACCGGGCGATGTACCAGCTGTTGAAAAAGCGTCACGTCGCCCCGCAGTTCGGCGGACGGAACCGGCTCGCGCCGGAGGAGAAAGACTACCTCACCATCGACTCCGTGCCCGACATCTTCCACACGGGCCACGTCCACAAGCTGGGGTACGGCAAGTACCACAACGTCCTCGCGGTGAACTCCGGGTGCTGGCAGGCGCAGACCGCCTTCCAGAAGTCCGTCAACATCGATCCCGACGTGGGCTTCGCTCCCATCGTCGACCTCGACACGCTGAACCTGACGCTCCGGAAGTTCACCTGA
- a CDS encoding aspartate kinase yields the protein MRVVAKFGGTSLGSGDRINRAADSVAAAVEQGHEIAVVASAMGSTTDELLDEIKFEADDRDRAEIVSMGERTSVRMLKAALSSRGVEAKFLEPGSDEWPVITDEYGEVDVEATTERAGKLAAELDEVVPVITGFLAQTIDGTVTTLGRGGSDTTAVMMGKYMDADEVVIVTDVEGVMTGDPHVVEGARNVGRITVDELRNLSFRGAEVVAPSALSYKGVGLNVRVVHYQHGDLLTGGTLIEGEFENLIDMEDNPLSCITVAGRAIRNRPGILSELAQALRSADVNIDSVASGMDSITFYVGEDDAELAETVLHERVVSDETLSSVTVEDDIAVVRVTGGELPNRPGIILEIVQPIAEAGINIHDVITSATSVAIFVAWGDREETLRIIQEEFQG from the coding sequence GTGCGTGTAGTTGCGAAGTTCGGGGGGACCTCTCTCGGCAGCGGCGATCGGATCAACAGAGCGGCCGACTCGGTCGCCGCCGCCGTCGAACAGGGCCATGAGATCGCCGTCGTCGCCAGCGCGATGGGATCGACGACGGACGAACTCCTCGACGAGATCAAGTTCGAGGCCGACGACCGCGACCGCGCCGAGATCGTCTCGATGGGCGAGCGGACCTCCGTCCGGATGCTGAAGGCCGCGCTTTCCTCCCGTGGTGTCGAAGCGAAGTTCCTCGAACCGGGGAGCGACGAGTGGCCCGTCATCACCGACGAGTACGGTGAGGTCGACGTCGAGGCGACGACCGAGCGCGCGGGGAAACTCGCGGCCGAACTCGACGAGGTCGTCCCGGTCATCACGGGCTTTCTCGCACAGACGATCGACGGCACCGTCACCACCCTGGGACGCGGCGGCTCCGACACCACCGCGGTGATGATGGGCAAGTATATGGACGCCGACGAGGTCGTCATCGTCACCGACGTCGAGGGCGTCATGACGGGTGACCCCCACGTCGTCGAAGGGGCCCGCAACGTCGGCCGCATCACGGTCGACGAACTCCGGAACCTCTCGTTCCGCGGTGCCGAGGTCGTCGCTCCCTCCGCGCTCTCGTACAAGGGGGTCGGGCTCAACGTGCGCGTCGTCCACTACCAGCACGGCGACCTTCTCACCGGGGGGACGCTCATCGAAGGGGAGTTCGAGAACCTCATCGACATGGAGGACAACCCGCTGTCGTGCATCACCGTCGCCGGGCGTGCCATCCGCAATCGCCCCGGCATCCTCTCGGAACTCGCCCAGGCGCTGCGGTCGGCCGACGTCAACATCGACTCCGTCGCCAGCGGCATGGACTCGATCACCTTCTACGTCGGCGAGGACGACGCCGAACTCGCCGAGACCGTCCTCCACGAGCGGGTCGTCTCCGACGAGACGCTCTCGTCGGTGACGGTCGAAGACGACATCGCCGTCGTCCGCGTCACGGGCGGGGAACTCCCCAACCGGCCGGGCATCATCCTCGAGATCGTCCAGCCCATCGCCGAGGCCGGTATCAACATCCACGACGTCATCACGAGCGCGACGTCGGTCGCCATCTTCGTCGCCTGGGGCGACCGCGAGGAGACGCTCCGTATCATTCAAGAAGAGTTCCAGGGCTGA
- a CDS encoding metallophosphoesterase family protein, with amino-acid sequence MRLGVISDLHGNRVALDAVLADMPAVDSLVCAGDVVGYNPWPADCVAAVRDREIPTVMGNHDRAVASDSSFGFNSMAQAGVAYARDHLADDALAWLAALPDERTLLDGRVKIVHGHPDDPDRYTYPADFAPGLLDGEELLVMGHTHVQHHAVFAEGIVVNPGSVGQPRDGDPDAAYAVVDLDAREVDEHRVPYDVDRVAEAIDAAGLPERLGQRLYEGR; translated from the coding sequence ATGCGCCTCGGAGTGATCTCCGACCTCCACGGGAATCGGGTCGCGCTCGACGCCGTCCTCGCCGACATGCCCGCGGTCGACAGCCTCGTCTGTGCCGGCGACGTCGTCGGCTACAACCCCTGGCCCGCCGACTGCGTCGCGGCGGTCCGAGACCGGGAGATCCCCACGGTGATGGGGAACCACGACCGGGCGGTCGCCTCCGACAGTTCCTTCGGCTTCAACAGCATGGCTCAGGCGGGCGTCGCCTACGCTCGCGACCATCTCGCGGACGACGCGCTGGCGTGGCTGGCGGCGCTGCCGGACGAGCGCACGCTCCTCGACGGACGGGTAAAGATCGTCCACGGCCATCCGGACGACCCCGACCGCTACACCTACCCCGCCGACTTCGCCCCCGGACTGCTCGACGGCGAGGAACTCCTCGTGATGGGCCACACGCACGTCCAGCACCACGCGGTGTTCGCCGAGGGGATCGTCGTGAATCCCGGGAGCGTCGGCCAACCGCGCGACGGCGACCCCGATGCGGCCTACGCGGTGGTGGACCTCGATGCCCGCGAGGTCGACGAACACCGGGTGCCGTACGACGTCGACCGGGTCGCCGAGGCGATCGACGCGGCGGGCCTCCCGGAAAGACTGGGGCAGCGGCTGTACGAGGGGCGGTAG
- a CDS encoding IMP cyclohydrolase, whose protein sequence is MYIGRFVVVGPGLGAYRVSSRSFPNRRVVDREGTLTVGPTADAEATDNPYVSYNCLRAAGEGVVVGNGSHVDPVAEKVDLGYPSRDALALALLALDFEKDDYDTPRIAGVVTDEEAFVGTVRRDALLVEAVTEPTLVATYEEDRPMAFEFAAETAAEAASEAYDLDFEHPVCAAAARVTADGVETAIENGD, encoded by the coding sequence ATGTACATCGGTAGATTCGTCGTCGTCGGGCCCGGCCTGGGCGCGTACCGCGTCTCCTCGCGGTCGTTCCCGAACCGTCGCGTCGTCGACCGCGAGGGAACGCTGACCGTCGGCCCCACGGCCGACGCCGAGGCGACGGACAACCCCTACGTCTCGTACAACTGCCTCCGGGCGGCCGGCGAAGGCGTCGTCGTCGGCAACGGCTCGCACGTCGATCCGGTGGCGGAGAAGGTCGACCTCGGCTACCCGTCGCGCGACGCGCTCGCGCTCGCGCTGCTCGCGCTCGACTTCGAGAAGGACGACTACGACACGCCGCGGATCGCCGGCGTCGTCACCGACGAGGAGGCGTTCGTCGGGACCGTCCGCCGCGACGCGCTCCTCGTCGAGGCGGTGACCGAGCCGACGCTCGTCGCGACCTACGAGGAGGACCGACCGATGGCGTTCGAATTCGCGGCCGAGACCGCCGCCGAAGCCGCGAGCGAGGCGTACGACCTCGACTTCGAACACCCCGTCTGTGCGGCCGCCGCGCGCGTGACGGCCGACGGCGTCGAGACCGCGATCGAGAACGGCGACTGA
- a CDS encoding ABC transporter permease translates to MSWQAVAQKDFEDAIRSRWLWGLSAFFLLFFGGTTTLFYAYVATGSDASSDALFGLFASGFLSFSYTGFLAFALAFIALITSYGAVVDERESGTLKLLLSLPHDRRDVVTGKIAGRSAVVVIPALVGFLIALVALLATGTRIVPEHFFPQVALTALLAVAFVSIGVGVSASADSGRQATLGTLGLYFLFALLWSFVARGFPQLLTEIAKRVPGMEPLSNALTVKLRLFVKYLNPLRAYETLVAEVYFGDPVQARLVKEGFFAQAQAAPVLQESLPVYLTGSFIFAVLLAWIVVPPLLGYWSFRDRDL, encoded by the coding sequence ATGAGCTGGCAGGCCGTCGCCCAGAAGGACTTCGAGGACGCGATCCGTTCGCGGTGGCTCTGGGGTCTGTCGGCGTTTTTCCTCCTCTTTTTCGGTGGGACTACCACGCTGTTTTACGCCTACGTCGCCACCGGCTCGGACGCGAGTTCCGACGCGCTATTCGGCCTCTTCGCCTCGGGCTTTCTCTCCTTCTCGTACACCGGCTTTCTCGCCTTCGCGCTCGCGTTCATCGCGCTCATCACCTCGTACGGGGCGGTCGTCGACGAGCGCGAATCGGGCACGCTGAAGCTCCTGTTGTCGCTCCCGCACGACCGCCGCGACGTCGTCACGGGGAAGATCGCCGGCCGGAGCGCCGTGGTCGTCATCCCGGCGCTCGTCGGCTTCCTCATCGCGCTCGTCGCCCTCTTGGCCACGGGAACCCGGATCGTCCCGGAACACTTCTTCCCGCAGGTCGCGCTGACCGCCCTGCTCGCGGTGGCGTTCGTCTCCATCGGCGTCGGTGTCTCCGCGTCCGCCGACTCGGGGCGGCAGGCCACGCTGGGAACGCTGGGGCTGTACTTCCTCTTCGCGCTCCTCTGGTCGTTCGTCGCTCGCGGTTTCCCCCAACTGCTCACGGAGATCGCAAAGCGCGTGCCGGGGATGGAGCCGCTCTCGAACGCCCTGACCGTCAAGCTCCGTCTGTTCGTGAAGTACCTCAACCCCCTCCGGGCGTACGAGACGCTCGTCGCGGAGGTGTACTTCGGCGATCCCGTCCAGGCGCGGCTCGTCAAGGAGGGCTTTTTCGCACAGGCGCAGGCGGCTCCCGTCCTTCAGGAGTCGCTCCCGGTGTATCTCACCGGCTCGTTCATCTTCGCCGTCCTGCTCGCGTGGATCGTCGTCCCCCCGCTGTTGGGCTACTGGAGCTTCCGGGATCGGGACCTCTGA
- a CDS encoding ABC transporter ATP-binding protein → MAAIELDGVTKRFGNVTAVRDLSLRVEEGEVYGFLGPNGAGKSTTINMLLDFVRPSSGRLQVLGMDAQADSVAVRERTGVLPEGYDVYTRLTGRKHVEFAARSKGVSIDPDSVLERVGIADAADRRADEYSKGMRQRLVLGMALVGDPDLLVLDEPSSGLDPAGAKEMRDIVRAEADRGTTVFFSSHVLGQVEAVCDRVGILREGELVAQDSIEGLRDARGGDTRLVVSVAGDLDGSVETVRGLDGVTDAGLDGTTLTVSCTSDAKTRVIGALESSGVTVDDFKTEEASLEDLFLTYTDAAESPAAVDAADGESVAEEADTDTEVRT, encoded by the coding sequence GAGGTGTACGGTTTCCTCGGTCCCAACGGCGCGGGTAAGTCGACGACGATCAATATGCTCTTGGACTTCGTCAGGCCCTCCAGCGGGCGTCTCCAGGTCCTCGGCATGGACGCCCAGGCGGACAGTGTCGCCGTCCGCGAGCGGACGGGCGTCCTCCCCGAAGGATACGACGTGTACACCCGCCTCACCGGGCGGAAACACGTCGAGTTCGCCGCCCGGTCGAAGGGCGTCTCGATCGATCCCGACTCGGTGCTCGAACGGGTCGGCATCGCCGACGCCGCCGACCGCCGGGCCGACGAGTACTCGAAGGGGATGCGCCAGCGACTCGTCCTCGGGATGGCGCTGGTTGGCGATCCGGACCTGCTCGTCCTCGACGAACCCTCGTCGGGGCTCGACCCCGCCGGCGCGAAGGAGATGCGCGACATCGTCCGCGCCGAAGCCGACCGCGGGACGACCGTCTTCTTCTCCAGTCACGTCCTCGGGCAGGTCGAGGCCGTCTGTGACCGCGTCGGCATCCTGCGCGAGGGCGAGCTCGTCGCCCAGGACAGCATCGAGGGGCTCCGTGACGCCCGGGGCGGCGACACCCGCCTCGTGGTCAGCGTCGCCGGCGACCTCGACGGCTCCGTCGAGACGGTCCGCGGCCTCGACGGCGTGACCGACGCCGGACTGGACGGGACGACGCTCACCGTCTCCTGTACGAGCGACGCGAAGACGCGCGTCATCGGCGCGCTCGAATCGTCGGGAGTCACCGTCGACGACTTCAAGACCGAGGAGGCCTCGCTCGAAGATCTCTTCCTCACGTACACCGACGCGGCCGAGTCGCCCGCGGCGGTCGACGCGGCCGACGGCGAGTCGGTGGCCGAGGAGGCCGACACGGACACGGAGGTGCGCACATGA